The proteins below are encoded in one region of Drosophila santomea strain STO CAGO 1482 chromosome 2R, Prin_Dsan_1.1, whole genome shotgun sequence:
- the LOC120444306 gene encoding WAS/WASL-interacting protein family member 1 isoform X5: MAIPPPPGPPPPPGPPPPPAMGGLKLGGAGGGADARSALLSSIQKGTKLKKTTTVDKSGPALSGKVCGGDGGAGIGAKRTLNNNTSTSNHNNSSSGSNGLGNGTPKLGGLFEGLSQMPKLKPVNGIRAAPSVGSAATTTSKSTTNSSAQQRSNSPPTAASASNASNGPMDFNTELTKHLTLKRQKQQQQQPQPPTNNTHINATEANLRTNRGPPPQPPKSANSSDSILERMNIPRTAPTPSFGSSSSVKAASPTLSDSGSNSSGSGGGSVKSKAANLNISLGNSFVNSSKSTASASTTSLNSSQTSSTGSMRQLAPNKSTLFGGSGGSSSGPSSVGGYATVQKSSPPSTADSTPSVTPTPPPLQLPTKPAISFGKPNFAPKPPGLNQLAMANGQQRPAVTRHHSMKSPRSPPAAGSLNGPLFPTQQHLGTMRGPLQFHGSESSSPNTSAGSMRCAPNPPKCKSPFLARPSVKPPPPPTPARSFSNTNLNHIGGSTTFSAVNTALIQSSAISSQAPSPPITQPPSSSSSSNSVAALRDQFRGGAGMSNGAPSPPLPPTPAPTSNPSSASASPKSLQRDNVKPIILNGGPLNPPAPPPHRSCPPPPPPQRQSSNQDRVKRWMSKTVYSIKKILLVKRQGKHGGKSFKVIKMPMLTSKRNGGSGSGSAPVPPQRHSSIRPNAPSTPPTHMANASHQFGSSSGLSSGSGAGAAASVGRLVNDLETKFGKRFHNVTEFPKPPPFLNIQKVYPSRTFKATNAPGNSNVNNNNNAVASNNNTTTTPNSSGSGGGSAPVLKPAYAPLKKHRAPAPPPQAGVAAATVSVIRQSSFLYGGAAGGSGGSSSIRPQSQPPGIGPRNSTVY, from the exons ATGGCTATTCCGCCACCACCGggaccaccgccaccgccagGACCTCCACCGCCTCCGGCGATGGGCGGTCTTAAATTGGGCGgcgcaggaggaggagcagacGCACGATCTGCGCTGCTCAGTTCGATCCAGAAGGGGACAAAGCTGAAGAAGACCACCACGGTGGACAAGAGTGGGCCAGCGCTGTCTGGCAAGGTGTGCGGAGGAGATGGCGGAGCAGGTATTGGAGCCAAGCGAACCctcaacaacaacaccagcaccagcaatcacaacaacagcagcagtggcagcaatgGCCTTGGCAATGGTACCCCCAAATTGGGAGGCCTGTTCGAAGGCCTCTCGCAAATGCCAAAACTGAAGCCCGTGAACGGCATTCGCG CAGCGCCATCCGTCGGCtcggcagcaacaacgacaTCGAAGTCCACAACGAACTCATCAGCTCAGCAGCGGAGCAACAGCCCCCCAACCGCGGCGAGCGCCTCGAATGCCAGCAACGGACCCATGGACTTCAACACGGAGCTCACCAAGCACTTAACGCTGAAGCgccagaaacagcagcagcaacaaccacagccGCCGACAAACAACACACATATCAATGCCACAGAAGCCAATCTGAGAACAAATCGGGGACCACCACCGCAACCGCCAAAG TCAGCCAACTCAAGTGATTCGATCTTGGAGCGCATGAACATCCCCCGCACAGCGCCGACCCCCTCCTTCGGCTCCAGTTCGAGTGTCAAAGCGGCATCGCCCACGCTCTCggacagcggcagcaacagcagcgggaGTGGAGGTGGAAGTGTCAAGAGCAAGGCGGCCAACCTAAA TATCTCGTTAGGAAATAGTTTTGTAAATAGCTCAAAATCAACCGCAAGTGCCTCGACCACGTCCTTAAACAGCAGTCAAACGTCCTCGACGGGATCGATGCGCCAACTGGCGCCGAATAAGTCCACATTGTTTGGTGGCAGCGGTGGCTCTAGTTCCGGGCCGAGTTCTGTTGGTGGTTATGCAACTGTGCAGAAATCCTCGCCGCCTTCAACGGCCGATAGTACGCCCTCGGTGACGCCCACACCGCcaccgctgcagctgccgACGAAGCCGGCCATCAGTTTTGGCAAGCCCAATTTTGCTCCGAAGCCACCGGGCCTGAATCAACTGGCGATGGCCAACGGGCAGCAGCGTCCGGCGGTGACCAGGCACCACAGCATGAAGTCGCCCAG ATCTCCGCCTGCGGCCGGCAGCCTCAACGGTCCTCTGTTCCCCACCCAGCAGCATTTAGGCACCATGCGCGGTCCACTGCAGTTCCATGGCAGCGAATCCAGCAGCCCCAATACCAGCGCCGGCAGCATGAGATGTGCCCCTAACCCGCCAAAGTGTAAGAGTCCTTTTCTTG CTCGCCCATCGGTTaagccaccaccgccacccacGCCGGCTCGCAGTTTCTCCAACACTAATCTGAACCACATCGGCGGATCGACGACGTTCAGTGCGGTAAACACAGCGCTCATACAGAGCTCGGCCATCAGTTCTCAAGCTCCCTCACCTCCAATTACCCAGCCGCCATCATCctcgagcagcagcaacagcgtGGCTGCCCTGCGTGACCAGTTCCGTGGAGGCGCTGGAATGTCTAACGGAGCACCATCGCCGCCACTGCCGCCGACGCCCGCTCCCACATCCAATCCATCCTCGGCAAGTGCCAGTCCCAAGTCGTTGCAGCGAGACAATGTCAAACCCATTATCCTAAATGGAGGTCCTCTAAATCCGCCAGCGCCGCCGCCACACCGCAGCTGCCCACCTCCGCCGCCTCCACAGCGACAGTCGAGCAAT CAGGACCGCGTGAAGCGCTGGATGAGCAAGACGGTGTACTCCATTAAGAAGATACTCCTTGTAAAACGCCAAGGGAAGCACGGTGGCAAGTCATTCAAGGTTATCAAAATGCCGATGCTTACCAGCAAGCGCAAC GGTGGCTCCGGATCGGGATCAGCGCCAGTACCGCCGCAGCGTCACTCATCCATTCGGCCCAACGCCCCATCGACGCCACCAACGCACATGGCCAATGCTTCGCATCAGTTTGGCAGCAGCTCGGGATTGTCATCAGGTTCgggagcaggagctgcagcCAGCGTGGGTCGCCTGGTCAACGACTTGGAGACCAAGTTCGGAAAGCGATTCCACAACGTCACTGAGTTCCCCAAGCCGCCGCcgtttttaaatatacaaaaagtCTATCCTAGTCGCACGTTTAAGGCCACCAATG CGCCCGGAAACAGCAATgtgaacaacaacaacaacgcggTGGCCAGCAACAATAACACGACCACGACTCCCAATTCCAGCGGGTCCGGAGGAGGATCAGCTCCAGTGCTAAAGCCGGCCTACGCTCCATTGAAGAAGCATCGGGCACCGGCTCCACCTCCACAAGCTGGTGTGGCCGCCGCCACGGTATCGGTCATCCGGCAGTCAAGTTTCCTTTACGGcggagcagcaggtggttcCGGTGGCTCCAGCAGCATACGGCCGCAGTCCCAGCCGCCCGGGATCGGACCACGGAACTCCACCGTCTACTGA
- the LOC120444306 gene encoding WAS/WASL-interacting protein family member 1 isoform X7 translates to MRLNRSSKQKMAIPPPPGPPPPPGPPPPPAMGGLKLGGAGGGADARSALLSSIQKGTKLKKTTTVDKSGPALSGKVCGGDGGAGIGAKRTLNNNTSTSNHNNSSSGSNGLGNGTPKLGGLFEGLSQMPKLKPVNGIRAAPSVGSAATTTSKSTTNSSAQQRSNSPPTAASASNASNGPMDFNTELTKHLTLKRQKQQQQQPQPPTNNTHINATEANLRTNRGPPPQPPKSANSSDSILERMNIPRTAPTPSFGSSSSVKAASPTLSDSGSNSSGSGGGSVKSKAANLNISLGNSFVNSSKSTASASTTSLNSSQTSSTGSMRQLAPNKSTLFGGSGGSSSGPSSVGGYATVQKSSPPSTADSTPSVTPTPPPLQLPTKPAISFGKPNFAPKPPGLNQLAMANGQQRPAVTRHHSMKSPRSPPAAGSLNGPLFPTQQHLGTMRGPLQFHGSESSSPNTSAGSMRCAPNPPKSRPSVKPPPPPTPARSFSNTNLNHIGGSTTFSAPPSSSSSSNSVAALRDQFRGGAGMSNGAPSPPLPPTPAPTSNPSSASASPKSLQRDNVKPIILNGGPLNPPAPPPHRSCPPPPPPQRQSSNQDRVKRWMSKTVYSIKKILLVKRQGKHGGKSFKVIKMPMLTSKRNGGSGSGSAPVPPQRHSSIRPNAPSTPPTHMANASHQFGSSSGLSSGSGAGAAASVGRLVNDLETKFGKRFHNVTEFPKPPPFLNIQKVYPSRTFKATNAPGNSNVNNNNNAVASNNNTTTTPNSSGSGGGSAPVLKPAYAPLKKHRAPAPPPQAGVAAATVSVIRQSSFLYGGAAGGSGGSSSIRPQSQPPGIGPRNSTVY, encoded by the exons ATGCGATTGAATCGAAGTTCAAAGCAAAAA ATGGCTATTCCGCCACCACCGggaccaccgccaccgccagGACCTCCACCGCCTCCGGCGATGGGCGGTCTTAAATTGGGCGgcgcaggaggaggagcagacGCACGATCTGCGCTGCTCAGTTCGATCCAGAAGGGGACAAAGCTGAAGAAGACCACCACGGTGGACAAGAGTGGGCCAGCGCTGTCTGGCAAGGTGTGCGGAGGAGATGGCGGAGCAGGTATTGGAGCCAAGCGAACCctcaacaacaacaccagcaccagcaatcacaacaacagcagcagtggcagcaatgGCCTTGGCAATGGTACCCCCAAATTGGGAGGCCTGTTCGAAGGCCTCTCGCAAATGCCAAAACTGAAGCCCGTGAACGGCATTCGCG CAGCGCCATCCGTCGGCtcggcagcaacaacgacaTCGAAGTCCACAACGAACTCATCAGCTCAGCAGCGGAGCAACAGCCCCCCAACCGCGGCGAGCGCCTCGAATGCCAGCAACGGACCCATGGACTTCAACACGGAGCTCACCAAGCACTTAACGCTGAAGCgccagaaacagcagcagcaacaaccacagccGCCGACAAACAACACACATATCAATGCCACAGAAGCCAATCTGAGAACAAATCGGGGACCACCACCGCAACCGCCAAAG TCAGCCAACTCAAGTGATTCGATCTTGGAGCGCATGAACATCCCCCGCACAGCGCCGACCCCCTCCTTCGGCTCCAGTTCGAGTGTCAAAGCGGCATCGCCCACGCTCTCggacagcggcagcaacagcagcgggaGTGGAGGTGGAAGTGTCAAGAGCAAGGCGGCCAACCTAAA TATCTCGTTAGGAAATAGTTTTGTAAATAGCTCAAAATCAACCGCAAGTGCCTCGACCACGTCCTTAAACAGCAGTCAAACGTCCTCGACGGGATCGATGCGCCAACTGGCGCCGAATAAGTCCACATTGTTTGGTGGCAGCGGTGGCTCTAGTTCCGGGCCGAGTTCTGTTGGTGGTTATGCAACTGTGCAGAAATCCTCGCCGCCTTCAACGGCCGATAGTACGCCCTCGGTGACGCCCACACCGCcaccgctgcagctgccgACGAAGCCGGCCATCAGTTTTGGCAAGCCCAATTTTGCTCCGAAGCCACCGGGCCTGAATCAACTGGCGATGGCCAACGGGCAGCAGCGTCCGGCGGTGACCAGGCACCACAGCATGAAGTCGCCCAG ATCTCCGCCTGCGGCCGGCAGCCTCAACGGTCCTCTGTTCCCCACCCAGCAGCATTTAGGCACCATGCGCGGTCCACTGCAGTTCCATGGCAGCGAATCCAGCAGCCCCAATACCAGCGCCGGCAGCATGAGATGTGCCCCTAACCCGCCAAAGT CTCGCCCATCGGTTaagccaccaccgccacccacGCCGGCTCGCAGTTTCTCCAACACTAATCTGAACCACATCGGCGGATCGACGACGTTCAGTGCG CCGCCATCATCctcgagcagcagcaacagcgtGGCTGCCCTGCGTGACCAGTTCCGTGGAGGCGCTGGAATGTCTAACGGAGCACCATCGCCGCCACTGCCGCCGACGCCCGCTCCCACATCCAATCCATCCTCGGCAAGTGCCAGTCCCAAGTCGTTGCAGCGAGACAATGTCAAACCCATTATCCTAAATGGAGGTCCTCTAAATCCGCCAGCGCCGCCGCCACACCGCAGCTGCCCACCTCCGCCGCCTCCACAGCGACAGTCGAGCAAT CAGGACCGCGTGAAGCGCTGGATGAGCAAGACGGTGTACTCCATTAAGAAGATACTCCTTGTAAAACGCCAAGGGAAGCACGGTGGCAAGTCATTCAAGGTTATCAAAATGCCGATGCTTACCAGCAAGCGCAAC GGTGGCTCCGGATCGGGATCAGCGCCAGTACCGCCGCAGCGTCACTCATCCATTCGGCCCAACGCCCCATCGACGCCACCAACGCACATGGCCAATGCTTCGCATCAGTTTGGCAGCAGCTCGGGATTGTCATCAGGTTCgggagcaggagctgcagcCAGCGTGGGTCGCCTGGTCAACGACTTGGAGACCAAGTTCGGAAAGCGATTCCACAACGTCACTGAGTTCCCCAAGCCGCCGCcgtttttaaatatacaaaaagtCTATCCTAGTCGCACGTTTAAGGCCACCAATG CGCCCGGAAACAGCAATgtgaacaacaacaacaacgcggTGGCCAGCAACAATAACACGACCACGACTCCCAATTCCAGCGGGTCCGGAGGAGGATCAGCTCCAGTGCTAAAGCCGGCCTACGCTCCATTGAAGAAGCATCGGGCACCGGCTCCACCTCCACAAGCTGGTGTGGCCGCCGCCACGGTATCGGTCATCCGGCAGTCAAGTTTCCTTTACGGcggagcagcaggtggttcCGGTGGCTCCAGCAGCATACGGCCGCAGTCCCAGCCGCCCGGGATCGGACCACGGAACTCCACCGTCTACTGA
- the LOC120444306 gene encoding nascent polypeptide-associated complex subunit alpha, muscle-specific form isoform X11, translating into MRLNRSSKQKMAIPPPPGPPPPPGPPPPPAMGGLKLGGAGGGADARSALLSSIQKGTKLKKTTTVDKSGPALSGKVCGGDGGAGIGAKRTLNNNTSTSNHNNSSSGSNGLGNGTPKLGGLFEGLSQMPKLKPVNGIRAAPSVGSAATTTSKSTTNSSAQQRSNSPPTAASASNASNGPMDFNTELTKHLTLKRQKQQQQQPQPPTNNTHINATEANLRTNRGPPPQPPKSANSSDSILERMNIPRTAPTPSFGSSSSVKAASPTLSDSGSNSSGSGGGSVKSKAANLNISLGNSFVNSSKSTASASTTSLNSSQTSSTGSMRQLAPNKSTLFGGSGGSSSGPSSVGGYATVQKSSPPSTADSTPSVTPTPPPLQLPTKPAISFGKPNFAPKPPGLNQLAMANGQQRPAVTRHHSMKSPRSPPAAGSLNGPLFPTQQHLGTMRGPLQFHGSESSSPNTSAGSMRCAPNPPKCKSPFLARPSVKPPPPPTPARSFSNTNLNHIGGSTTFSAVNTALIQSSAISSQAPSPPITQPPSSSSSSNSVAALRDQFRGGAGMSNGAPSPPLPPTPAPTSNPSSASASPKSLQRDNVKPIILNGGPLNPPAPPPHRSCPPPPPPQRQSSNWPTFMCSSSRTA; encoded by the exons ATGCGATTGAATCGAAGTTCAAAGCAAAAA ATGGCTATTCCGCCACCACCGggaccaccgccaccgccagGACCTCCACCGCCTCCGGCGATGGGCGGTCTTAAATTGGGCGgcgcaggaggaggagcagacGCACGATCTGCGCTGCTCAGTTCGATCCAGAAGGGGACAAAGCTGAAGAAGACCACCACGGTGGACAAGAGTGGGCCAGCGCTGTCTGGCAAGGTGTGCGGAGGAGATGGCGGAGCAGGTATTGGAGCCAAGCGAACCctcaacaacaacaccagcaccagcaatcacaacaacagcagcagtggcagcaatgGCCTTGGCAATGGTACCCCCAAATTGGGAGGCCTGTTCGAAGGCCTCTCGCAAATGCCAAAACTGAAGCCCGTGAACGGCATTCGCG CAGCGCCATCCGTCGGCtcggcagcaacaacgacaTCGAAGTCCACAACGAACTCATCAGCTCAGCAGCGGAGCAACAGCCCCCCAACCGCGGCGAGCGCCTCGAATGCCAGCAACGGACCCATGGACTTCAACACGGAGCTCACCAAGCACTTAACGCTGAAGCgccagaaacagcagcagcaacaaccacagccGCCGACAAACAACACACATATCAATGCCACAGAAGCCAATCTGAGAACAAATCGGGGACCACCACCGCAACCGCCAAAG TCAGCCAACTCAAGTGATTCGATCTTGGAGCGCATGAACATCCCCCGCACAGCGCCGACCCCCTCCTTCGGCTCCAGTTCGAGTGTCAAAGCGGCATCGCCCACGCTCTCggacagcggcagcaacagcagcgggaGTGGAGGTGGAAGTGTCAAGAGCAAGGCGGCCAACCTAAA TATCTCGTTAGGAAATAGTTTTGTAAATAGCTCAAAATCAACCGCAAGTGCCTCGACCACGTCCTTAAACAGCAGTCAAACGTCCTCGACGGGATCGATGCGCCAACTGGCGCCGAATAAGTCCACATTGTTTGGTGGCAGCGGTGGCTCTAGTTCCGGGCCGAGTTCTGTTGGTGGTTATGCAACTGTGCAGAAATCCTCGCCGCCTTCAACGGCCGATAGTACGCCCTCGGTGACGCCCACACCGCcaccgctgcagctgccgACGAAGCCGGCCATCAGTTTTGGCAAGCCCAATTTTGCTCCGAAGCCACCGGGCCTGAATCAACTGGCGATGGCCAACGGGCAGCAGCGTCCGGCGGTGACCAGGCACCACAGCATGAAGTCGCCCAG ATCTCCGCCTGCGGCCGGCAGCCTCAACGGTCCTCTGTTCCCCACCCAGCAGCATTTAGGCACCATGCGCGGTCCACTGCAGTTCCATGGCAGCGAATCCAGCAGCCCCAATACCAGCGCCGGCAGCATGAGATGTGCCCCTAACCCGCCAAAGTGTAAGAGTCCTTTTCTTG CTCGCCCATCGGTTaagccaccaccgccacccacGCCGGCTCGCAGTTTCTCCAACACTAATCTGAACCACATCGGCGGATCGACGACGTTCAGTGCGGTAAACACAGCGCTCATACAGAGCTCGGCCATCAGTTCTCAAGCTCCCTCACCTCCAATTACCCAGCCGCCATCATCctcgagcagcagcaacagcgtGGCTGCCCTGCGTGACCAGTTCCGTGGAGGCGCTGGAATGTCTAACGGAGCACCATCGCCGCCACTGCCGCCGACGCCCGCTCCCACATCCAATCCATCCTCGGCAAGTGCCAGTCCCAAGTCGTTGCAGCGAGACAATGTCAAACCCATTATCCTAAATGGAGGTCCTCTAAATCCGCCAGCGCCGCCGCCACACCGCAGCTGCCCACCTCCGCCGCCTCCACAGCGACAGTCGAGCAAT TGGCCCACATTCATGTGCTCCTCCAGCAGGACCGCGTGA